One part of the Saprospiraceae bacterium genome encodes these proteins:
- a CDS encoding aldo/keto reductase, which produces MLYRYLGKSGLQVSLLSFGSWVTFANQVDENKAAELMSFAYDHGVNFFDNAEIYANGLSEKIMGNVLSKTNWDRSSYLVSSKTFFGRGDKRPNMTGLNRKHIFESCNEALRRLQVEYLDLFFAHRPDKKTPIEETVWAMHQLILQGKIFYWGTSEWSAQEIMEAHMIARQNHLIGPVMEQPQYNMLTRNKVEVEFSQIYKTVGLGTTIWSPLAAGILTSKYLDNEIPKNSRFALQEYHWLKEKNLIPENLKIAKQLHELSQSLGTSLAKLAIAWCAQNPNVSTVILGATSLEQLKETICSLDILPLFTEEINTKIELILNNKPIHPPY; this is translated from the coding sequence ATGCTTTACAGATATTTAGGAAAATCAGGCCTTCAGGTCAGTCTTCTTTCATTTGGCTCTTGGGTTACCTTTGCAAATCAGGTGGATGAAAATAAAGCTGCAGAATTAATGTCTTTTGCATATGATCATGGGGTTAATTTTTTTGATAATGCTGAAATATATGCAAATGGATTATCCGAAAAAATAATGGGGAATGTCCTATCAAAAACAAATTGGGATCGCAGCAGCTATTTAGTTTCTAGTAAAACATTTTTTGGTCGGGGTGACAAAAGACCCAATATGACAGGGCTGAATAGAAAGCATATATTCGAATCCTGCAATGAAGCATTAAGGCGATTACAAGTAGAATATCTCGATTTGTTTTTTGCACATAGGCCCGATAAAAAAACACCAATAGAAGAAACTGTTTGGGCAATGCATCAGTTGATTCTACAGGGTAAAATTTTTTATTGGGGAACGTCAGAATGGTCAGCACAGGAAATTATGGAGGCCCATATGATTGCACGTCAAAATCATCTTATCGGACCTGTTATGGAGCAACCGCAATACAATATGCTCACCCGGAACAAAGTGGAAGTAGAATTTAGTCAAATTTATAAAACAGTAGGTCTCGGCACTACGATATGGTCACCACTCGCTGCAGGTATATTAACCTCGAAATATCTTGATAATGAAATACCAAAAAACAGCCGGTTTGCACTCCAAGAATACCATTGGTTAAAAGAGAAAAACCTGATACCTGAAAACTTAAAAATTGCAAAACAGCTTCATGAACTTTCACAAAGTTTGGGAACGTCTTTAGCTAAATTAGCCATTGCATGGTGTGCCCAAAATCCAAATGTAAGTACTGTTATTTTAGGTGCTACCAGTCTGGAACAATTAAAAGAAACTATCTGTTCTTTAGATATTCTTCCATTATTTACGGAAGAAATAAATACAAAAATTGAACTTATTTTAAATAATAAACCAATTCATCCACCTTATTAA
- a CDS encoding T9SS type A sorting domain-containing protein, with amino-acid sequence MKSSILTMNLKLLLLVLSGLILKESITAQCDYLTPRYNFKVEKKILYGILPDYQNAMDSLFVDVYTPIGAAEVSKPLVIWAFGGGFFQGKREDFTAVCEELAKRGFVTATIDYRLGFDGPYAGLNPPFAYDAAEILRAGYRGATDMKGAIRFLKGKHLEYGIDLDRIWIGGASAGAIVALNAAFLDKDSEKPKETGAITPIANKQRPDLGPINGLLNLNGYDDKVQGVFNIFGALIDTSSISAEDRIAVFSYHQENDPVVPCLAKTPYYQIPFISSNYPIVYGSCMINDRFKHMGLDPNYYETWIYSGNQHATHDEAAVINYMIEQAKPFLCKTITAVGDISLVDAFVSPNPAYNTIQIQFIAGDCNYSIIDLSGNVIQKDKLRENHFINIANLHAGLYFIKLQNNTQSKTLRWMKL; translated from the coding sequence ATGAAGTCCAGTATTCTTACAATGAATTTGAAGCTTTTATTGTTAGTGCTCTCAGGCCTTATTTTAAAAGAATCCATTACCGCACAGTGCGACTATCTTACACCCCGGTATAATTTTAAAGTCGAAAAGAAAATACTCTATGGAATCCTTCCAGATTACCAAAATGCAATGGATTCTTTATTTGTTGATGTGTATACTCCAATAGGTGCAGCAGAAGTTTCTAAACCTTTGGTAATATGGGCCTTTGGCGGAGGGTTTTTTCAGGGAAAACGGGAAGATTTTACAGCTGTTTGTGAAGAATTAGCGAAACGAGGATTTGTCACTGCAACGATAGATTACAGACTTGGTTTTGACGGACCCTATGCTGGTTTGAACCCACCATTTGCCTATGATGCTGCAGAAATTTTGCGCGCTGGATATAGAGGAGCCACAGATATGAAAGGCGCGATTCGCTTTTTAAAAGGAAAACATCTTGAATATGGAATTGATCTTGATAGAATTTGGATTGGCGGTGCTAGTGCAGGTGCAATCGTAGCCTTAAATGCTGCTTTTTTAGATAAAGATTCTGAAAAACCAAAAGAAACCGGAGCCATTACACCTATTGCAAATAAACAAAGGCCAGATCTTGGACCCATTAATGGCTTATTAAACTTGAATGGATACGATGATAAAGTGCAAGGTGTATTTAACATCTTTGGCGCGTTAATTGACACTTCAAGTATCTCAGCAGAAGATCGCATTGCAGTATTTTCTTATCATCAAGAAAATGATCCTGTAGTGCCTTGTTTAGCTAAAACACCCTACTATCAAATTCCTTTTATCTCCTCAAATTATCCGATAGTATACGGCTCTTGTATGATCAATGATCGTTTCAAACATATGGGTCTGGATCCAAATTATTATGAAACCTGGATCTATTCTGGCAATCAACATGCAACACATGATGAAGCTGCAGTTATAAATTATATGATTGAACAAGCAAAACCATTTCTTTGTAAAACAATTACAGCAGTCGGTGATATTTCATTGGTCGATGCATTTGTTAGTCCAAATCCTGCATATAATACCATTCAAATACAATTCATCGCGGGTGATTGTAATTATTCCATAATAGATCTATCTGGGAATGTGATTCAAAAAGATAAATTACGCGAAAATCATTTTATCAATATTGCAAATCTCCATGCAGGTTTATATTTTATTAAACTTCAAAACAATACGCAATCTAAAACACTTCGATGGATGAAGCTTTAG
- the lhgO gene encoding L-2-hydroxyglutarate oxidase: MKFDIVIAGAGIVGLSTAYQILKLKPDTKILILEKEAAIATHQTGHNSGVMHSGIYYKPGSYKAKNCIQGYQLLIEFCNTHQIEYKLIGKLIVATKKQEQARLHTIYQNGIQNGLSNLKLLSTTATLELEPNVSCLESIYVPQAGIIDYKIIAQKLKTEIENKGSAIEIGKKIIEIKPSNTGFIVKNEDGSEYETEFFINCAGLQSDRIAKLSGLKLNFRIIPFKGNYYKLNSKKANIVTHLIYPVPDPQFPFLGIHYTRLINGDQTLGPNAVMAFDRESYHHNSINFKDSYDILAFPGFWKLIAKHWKTGISEYARNYSKSYFAKKASEMTPGITSDDLQPAGCGIRAQVVDIHGNMVEDFVAIRKSKMIHICNAPSPAATAGLSIGKQIANWYLEMH, encoded by the coding sequence ATGAAATTTGATATTGTAATCGCTGGAGCTGGAATTGTTGGCTTATCAACGGCTTATCAAATTCTTAAACTAAAGCCAGATACAAAAATTCTAATATTAGAAAAAGAAGCTGCTATAGCAACCCATCAAACAGGACACAATTCAGGGGTAATGCATTCTGGAATCTATTATAAACCGGGTTCCTATAAAGCTAAAAATTGCATACAAGGCTATCAATTATTAATTGAATTTTGTAATACCCATCAAATAGAATACAAATTAATTGGCAAATTAATCGTTGCCACTAAAAAACAGGAACAAGCGAGACTTCATACAATCTATCAAAATGGAATTCAAAATGGCTTGTCGAATTTAAAATTGCTAAGTACCACAGCAACCTTGGAATTAGAACCCAATGTAAGTTGTCTTGAATCGATCTATGTGCCGCAAGCAGGAATTATAGATTATAAAATAATTGCTCAAAAATTGAAAACTGAAATTGAAAATAAAGGTTCTGCAATTGAGATTGGAAAAAAAATAATAGAAATTAAACCAAGCAACACAGGTTTCATTGTTAAAAATGAGGATGGATCTGAATACGAAACTGAATTTTTTATAAATTGTGCGGGTCTACAGTCAGATCGTATTGCAAAATTAAGCGGCTTAAAATTAAATTTTAGAATCATTCCATTTAAAGGGAATTATTATAAACTGAATTCTAAAAAAGCAAATATTGTAACGCATCTTATCTATCCAGTTCCCGACCCTCAGTTTCCATTTTTAGGCATTCATTATACCCGTTTAATCAATGGTGATCAAACCTTAGGGCCAAATGCTGTAATGGCTTTTGATCGGGAATCTTATCATCATAATTCAATAAATTTTAAGGATAGCTATGATATATTAGCATTTCCAGGTTTTTGGAAACTCATAGCCAAACATTGGAAAACAGGGATCAGCGAATATGCAAGAAATTATTCTAAAAGCTATTTTGCCAAAAAAGCCTCTGAAATGACCCCGGGTATTACATCTGATGACCTCCAACCGGCAGGTTGTGGAATTCGTGCTCAAGTAGTTGATATTCATGGTAACATGGTTGAAGATTTTGTAGCGATCCGCAAATCAAAAATGATTCATATTTGCAATGCACCTTCTCCAGCCGCAACTGCTGGATTATCAATTGGCAAACAAATTGCGAATTGGTATCTTGAGATGCACTAA
- a CDS encoding acetyl-CoA carboxylase biotin carboxyl carrier protein subunit yields the protein METKPTFQAICGEHIIRATEDEISEKGISKIAPDTYRILHNNKNFQASITNISLLDNTIELKIGKRKKIIQIKNPIQQLIQTLGYNDSKANHLDSLQAPMPGMVLEIPIQVGDLVLKGDHLITLEAMKMENILKATQEGKIKEIRVLKGDKIEKNQILITFSEK from the coding sequence ATGGAAACTAAACCTACTTTTCAGGCGATTTGTGGCGAACATATAATTCGTGCAACAGAAGATGAAATTTCTGAGAAAGGAATTTCCAAAATTGCGCCTGACACATATCGTATACTCCACAACAATAAAAATTTTCAAGCTTCGATTACGAATATCTCCTTATTAGACAATACTATTGAATTAAAAATTGGAAAACGAAAAAAAATAATTCAAATTAAAAATCCAATCCAGCAATTAATTCAAACGCTCGGTTATAATGATTCAAAAGCGAATCATTTAGATTCTCTACAAGCTCCTATGCCCGGGATGGTATTAGAAATTCCAATTCAAGTTGGAGATTTGGTTCTAAAAGGAGATCATCTTATTACTTTGGAAGCCATGAAAATGGAAAATATCCTAAAAGCAACTCAGGAAGGAAAAATCAAAGAAATTCGAGTTTTAAAAGGAGATAAAATTGAAAAAAATCAAATTCTCATTACGTTTTCTGAAAAGTGA
- a CDS encoding acetyl-CoA carboxylase biotin carboxylase subunit has translation MIKKILIANRGEIALRIMRTAKKMGIKTVAVFSEADRNAKHTLFADEAVYIGPAASRESYLKMDTIISAAKSTGADAIHPGYGFLSENAAFVTAVTQNDIIFIGPPAASMIQMGSKIEAKQTARKKNVPLVPGTDKAIESIEEATEIAKQTGFPLLIKASAGGGGKGMRLVQHANELEEQLKSASNEAMSAFGNGAVFIEKFISKPRHIEIQVLTDTHGNGVYLFERECSIQRRHQKIIEEAPSSCLTPFIRKQMGIDAVNLALSCGYVGAGTVEFLVDENMNYYFLEMNTRLQVEHTVTEMITGLDLVQLQIQIAEGNALPFNQEDLKINGHSMELRICAEDPTNHFLPSIGILTKYKTPKANYIRVDDCYEEGMEIPIHYDPMIGKLISFGKNRLEAIENLKFGIQHFEIEGVETTLDFGHFVLEHPDFIQGQFDTGFIEKYYSQYLDTFNDQEESEAIGYIALFAYLQKNRQLITPKLEDSSWFQNRKTFN, from the coding sequence ATGATTAAGAAAATTTTAATAGCAAATCGTGGAGAAATTGCATTGCGTATCATGCGCACTGCAAAAAAAATGGGAATTAAAACAGTTGCTGTATTTAGTGAAGCAGATCGAAATGCAAAACATACACTTTTTGCTGATGAAGCAGTCTATATTGGGCCTGCTGCTTCAAGAGAATCCTATTTAAAAATGGATACTATTATTTCTGCAGCTAAATCAACAGGAGCAGATGCAATTCATCCAGGTTATGGTTTTTTAAGTGAGAATGCTGCATTTGTTACCGCTGTAACACAAAATGATATAATATTTATCGGTCCACCAGCTGCATCGATGATACAGATGGGTAGTAAGATTGAAGCAAAACAAACTGCAAGAAAGAAAAATGTACCGCTCGTACCTGGCACTGACAAAGCAATTGAATCTATTGAAGAAGCTACTGAAATTGCAAAACAAACAGGCTTTCCTTTATTAATAAAAGCATCTGCTGGTGGTGGAGGTAAAGGAATGCGTTTAGTGCAGCATGCAAATGAATTGGAGGAGCAATTAAAATCAGCATCCAATGAAGCCATGTCTGCTTTTGGAAATGGGGCTGTTTTTATTGAAAAGTTTATTTCTAAACCACGTCATATTGAAATTCAAGTTTTAACAGATACCCATGGAAACGGTGTGTATTTATTTGAACGGGAATGTAGTATCCAAAGACGACATCAAAAAATTATTGAAGAGGCCCCTTCCTCTTGTTTAACACCTTTTATCAGAAAACAAATGGGAATAGATGCTGTGAATTTAGCACTTTCCTGTGGCTATGTAGGGGCTGGAACCGTCGAATTTTTAGTAGATGAAAATATGAATTATTATTTTCTGGAAATGAATACCAGATTACAAGTTGAACATACTGTTACGGAGATGATCACAGGTTTAGATTTGGTCCAATTACAAATTCAAATAGCAGAAGGCAACGCATTGCCATTTAATCAAGAAGATTTAAAAATCAATGGTCATAGTATGGAATTGAGAATTTGTGCAGAAGATCCTACGAATCATTTTCTTCCAAGTATTGGTATACTCACAAAATACAAAACTCCAAAAGCAAATTACATTCGCGTAGATGATTGTTATGAAGAAGGCATGGAAATTCCAATCCATTACGATCCGATGATTGGAAAATTAATTTCATTCGGTAAAAATCGATTAGAAGCTATTGAAAATTTAAAATTTGGCATTCAGCATTTTGAAATAGAAGGTGTAGAAACCACTTTAGATTTTGGTCATTTTGTGTTGGAACATCCAGATTTTATTCAGGGCCAATTCGATACAGGTTTTATTGAAAAATACTATTCACAATATTTAGATACATTCAACGACCAGGAGGAATCCGAAGCAATAGGATATATTGCATTGTTTGCATACCTTCAAAAAAACCGGCAACTCATTACACCAAAGTTAGAAGATAGTAGCTGGTTTCAAAATAGAAAGACATTCAATTGA
- the scpA gene encoding methylmalonyl-CoA mutase yields MLDPKIIKSIPWSREESKVLTIEQPYITGESIEIKSLYSVEDFPSEMKNFVSGIAPFLRGPYGSMYVNQPWTIRQYAGFSNAKESNAFYRKNLAAGQKGLSIAFDLATHRGYDSDHPRVGGDVGKAGVAIDSIEDMRVLFDQIPLDQISVSMTMNGAVLPILAFYIAVAEEQNITSDKLSGTIQNDILKEFMVRNTYIYPPGPSMRIVGDIFKYCARYLPKFNCISVSGYHMQEAGATADIELAYTIANGLEYIRTGLGAGLDIDEFAPRISFFWGIGMNFFMEIAKLRAARLLWAEFISAYNPKNPKSLALRTHCQTSGWSLTEQEPLNNIARTTIEAFAAVFGGTQSLHTNSLDEAIALPTDFSAKIARDTQLYIQKDSNICKTVDPFGGSYYIEYLTNELYLKAKKHIAEIETLGGMTNAISNGLPKLRIEEAATKKQAKIDSGLDQIIGVNSFKNAQESFDFDILEIDNESVKKEQIDRLQEIKSTRNEVDVKKYLLKLETCAKTGDGNLLEIAIKAAKSRATLGEISSALETIFGRYIADPKIITGVYSKNFSDQAEILEVRKLSDLFSELDGRRPRILIAKLGQDGHDRGARIIATGFADLGFDVDIGPLFQIPREAAQQAVDNDVHVIGVSSLAAGHKTLVPQLIADLSNMGRSDIQVIVGGVIPEKDYEFLINAGVAAIFGPGTSVPKAAKIVLNILKNKWYPDSP; encoded by the coding sequence ATGTTAGATCCTAAAATTATAAAAAGCATTCCCTGGAGCAGAGAAGAATCAAAAGTCTTAACGATTGAACAACCTTATATAACGGGTGAATCCATCGAAATCAAAAGTTTGTATTCTGTTGAAGATTTTCCATCTGAGATGAAAAACTTTGTTTCCGGAATTGCTCCTTTTTTAAGAGGACCCTATGGCAGTATGTATGTAAATCAACCTTGGACAATCCGACAATATGCTGGTTTTTCAAATGCAAAAGAAAGTAATGCCTTTTATAGAAAAAACTTAGCAGCGGGCCAAAAAGGACTTAGCATTGCTTTTGATTTGGCAACCCACCGGGGTTATGATTCAGATCATCCACGAGTTGGTGGAGATGTTGGAAAAGCAGGTGTAGCCATTGATAGCATAGAAGATATGCGTGTATTATTTGATCAGATTCCGTTAGATCAAATTTCAGTTTCGATGACAATGAATGGAGCTGTGTTGCCAATTTTAGCTTTTTACATTGCGGTTGCAGAAGAACAAAATATAACTTCTGATAAATTATCTGGAACCATTCAAAATGATATTCTCAAAGAATTCATGGTTCGAAATACATATATATATCCACCGGGTCCATCTATGAGAATTGTTGGTGATATTTTTAAATATTGTGCCAGGTATCTTCCAAAATTTAATTGTATAAGTGTTAGTGGATATCATATGCAAGAAGCTGGTGCTACTGCAGATATTGAATTAGCATATACTATAGCGAATGGATTAGAATATATCCGCACAGGGCTAGGTGCGGGTTTAGATATTGATGAATTTGCTCCCAGAATTTCTTTTTTTTGGGGTATTGGAATGAATTTTTTTATGGAAATAGCCAAATTAAGAGCTGCACGTTTATTATGGGCAGAATTTATTTCTGCATACAATCCAAAAAATCCAAAATCTTTAGCCCTTAGAACTCATTGTCAAACATCTGGTTGGAGTCTTACGGAACAAGAGCCTTTAAATAATATTGCACGCACTACAATCGAAGCGTTCGCTGCAGTATTTGGTGGTACGCAATCTTTACATACAAATTCTTTGGACGAGGCGATTGCATTACCGACCGATTTTTCAGCAAAAATTGCAAGAGATACGCAGTTGTACATCCAAAAGGACAGTAATATTTGTAAAACGGTTGACCCGTTTGGAGGATCCTATTATATTGAATATTTAACAAACGAACTTTATCTTAAAGCAAAAAAACATATCGCTGAAATAGAGACTTTAGGAGGTATGACGAATGCTATAAGTAATGGATTACCTAAATTAAGAATTGAAGAAGCAGCTACTAAAAAACAAGCAAAAATTGATTCAGGATTAGATCAGATTATTGGTGTAAACAGTTTTAAAAATGCTCAAGAAAGCTTTGATTTTGATATTCTGGAAATCGACAATGAATCCGTTAAAAAAGAACAAATTGATCGACTCCAAGAAATAAAGAGCACTAGAAATGAAGTGGATGTAAAAAAATATTTATTGAAATTGGAAACTTGTGCAAAAACAGGTGACGGCAATTTACTTGAAATTGCAATAAAAGCAGCAAAATCAAGAGCAACACTTGGCGAGATCAGTTCTGCTCTAGAAACCATTTTTGGTCGTTATATTGCAGATCCAAAAATTATTACTGGCGTGTATTCAAAAAATTTTAGCGACCAAGCAGAAATCCTTGAAGTCAGAAAATTATCAGATTTATTTTCCGAGTTAGATGGGAGAAGGCCTCGGATATTAATTGCCAAACTTGGCCAAGATGGCCATGACCGGGGTGCAAGAATTATTGCAACTGGATTTGCAGATTTAGGCTTTGATGTTGATATCGGACCCCTGTTTCAAATTCCAAGAGAAGCGGCTCAACAAGCGGTAGATAATGATGTGCATGTTATAGGCGTTTCCTCCCTAGCTGCCGGACATAAAACTTTAGTGCCTCAATTAATAGCAGATCTGAGCAATATGGGCAGATCCGATATACAAGTTATTGTTGGTGGAGTAATTCCTGAAAAAGACTATGAATTTCTTATAAATGCAGGTGTGGCTGCTATTTTTGGGCCCGGTACTTCTGTACCAAAAGCAGCTAAAATTGTATTAAACATATTGAAAAATAAATGGTATCCAGATTCTCCATGA